A window from Streptomyces sp. NBC_00335 encodes these proteins:
- a CDS encoding sulfite oxidase, with protein sequence MPLDLSDESQYDRTRLRQWARGRARSRGVDRRDLLKLFAAGTAAGSLGLGAAGTAGASATGAAGTGAAGAVAAAAPGTVKPLPPELFTIRGTNAETNFAALRGTGPLTPLDRFFVRNHTVTPRLDAHDWRLKVWGDALTGGPVEFSYDRLRALPAVERTLFIECAGNGRSFYTTQQGQQVTGTAWTLGAIGVARWRGARLSDVLRLAGLTRGAVDVLPRGLDDEVVTNGVNLGRVRRPLPVSKALDDVILAYEMNGEPLPPDHGGPVRVVVPNWIGISSIKWVGDIEVSGQPLYTPWNTDLYRLFGPDQPPQGSAPLTRQTLKSAFELEHGATVSAHRPRLLTGRSWSGAAPVHRVEVSTDGGVRWQRARLHDAPRRGSWVRWSLPWTPRATGPTALLARATDATGRTQPTTTPHNTQGYLFDAVVHHQVTVV encoded by the coding sequence ATGCCCCTCGACCTGTCGGACGAGAGCCAGTACGACCGCACGCGCCTGCGGCAGTGGGCGCGCGGCCGCGCCCGCTCCCGCGGGGTGGACCGCCGCGACCTGCTCAAACTGTTCGCGGCGGGGACCGCGGCCGGCTCTCTGGGCCTGGGCGCCGCCGGAACCGCCGGAGCCTCCGCAACGGGCGCGGCCGGGACCGGAGCCGCCGGAGCCGTCGCCGCTGCGGCGCCCGGGACCGTGAAGCCGCTGCCGCCCGAGCTGTTCACCATCCGGGGAACCAACGCGGAGACGAACTTCGCCGCCCTGCGGGGCACGGGCCCCCTGACCCCCCTCGACCGGTTCTTCGTACGCAACCACACCGTCACCCCGCGCCTCGACGCGCACGACTGGCGGCTGAAGGTGTGGGGCGACGCCCTGACCGGCGGACCGGTCGAGTTCTCCTACGACCGGCTGCGCGCGCTGCCGGCGGTCGAGCGGACCCTGTTCATCGAGTGCGCGGGCAACGGCCGGAGCTTCTACACCACCCAGCAGGGCCAGCAAGTGACCGGCACCGCGTGGACCCTCGGCGCGATCGGTGTGGCACGCTGGCGCGGCGCCCGGCTGTCCGACGTCCTGAGGCTGGCGGGCCTGACCCGCGGGGCCGTGGACGTACTGCCCCGCGGGCTGGACGACGAGGTCGTCACGAACGGGGTGAACCTGGGCCGGGTGCGGCGCCCGCTGCCCGTCTCCAAGGCCCTCGACGACGTGATCCTCGCGTACGAGATGAACGGCGAGCCGCTGCCGCCCGACCACGGCGGGCCGGTCCGCGTGGTCGTACCGAACTGGATCGGGATCTCCTCGATCAAGTGGGTCGGGGACATCGAGGTGAGCGGGCAGCCCCTCTACACACCGTGGAACACCGACCTGTACCGGCTGTTCGGGCCCGACCAGCCACCGCAGGGCAGCGCCCCGCTGACCCGCCAGACCCTCAAGAGCGCTTTCGAGCTGGAGCACGGTGCCACCGTGTCCGCCCACCGGCCGCGGCTGCTGACCGGGCGCTCGTGGTCGGGAGCGGCACCCGTGCACCGGGTGGAGGTCAGCACCGACGGCGGGGTCCGCTGGCAGCGGGCCCGGCTGCACGACGCCCCGCGCCGGGGCAGCTGGGTGCGCTGGTCCCTGCCGTGGACCCCGCGGGCCACCGGTCCGACCGCGCTGCTGGCCCGGGCCACCGACGCCACCGGACGGACCCAGCCGACGACCACGCCCCACAACACGCAGGGCTACCTGTTCGACGCGGTGGTACACCACCAGGTGACCGTGGTCTGA
- a CDS encoding FAD-binding and (Fe-S)-binding domain-containing protein, with the protein MPLLEPKPGALRPRTISGPAPDRVPDRASTGTPEPLRSELAELLGADKVLSGVSDLVRYASDASPYRFLPQVVVIAEDIDDVSAVLSYAHGKQREVVFRAAGTSLNGQAQGEDILVDVRRHWAGVEVLEEGLRARIQPGTTVVRANAALARHGRVLGPDPASAIACTLGGVVANNASGMTAGTTRNSYRTLSSLTFVLPSGTVVDTADPLADEELAHAEPALCHGLMEIKKEIEADPELVARIRAKYEIKNTTGYRLDAYLDGATPVEILRGLMVGSEGTLGFIAEVVFDTLPLDRELTSALLFFPSLPAAAAAVPLFNEAGALAVELMDGNTLRASVSVAGVPADWAGLPKDTTALLVEFRAPDEAGRAEYERRAAGVLAGLDLVAPVASVTNAFTRDAKIISGYWKARKAFVTAVGGARASGTTLITEDFAVPPSRLAEACEALLELQAEHGFDAAVAGHAAHGNLHFLLAFDAARPADVERYAAFMEAFCRLTVERFDGSLKAEHSTGRNMAPFLELEWGPRATEMMWRTKRVIDPDLVLAPRILLDRDPKAHLRGLKTIPQVEAVADPCIECGFCEPTCPSEDLTTTPRQRIVLRREMMRQQPGSPVLDGLLDAYGYDAVDTCAGDSTCKLACPVGIDTGALMKDFRHRRHSPREERAAELAALRFGAVEVAARLAVAAADKITDVVGDRILQAVTGAARKAVRPDLVPEWLPQVPGAAAGKLPATRRVGAAAVYYPACVNRIFGGPEGRPGPSLPEAVVAVSERAGRPVWIPGDVRGTCCATIWHSKGYDAGNRVMANRIVEAAWGWTAGGRLPLVVDASSCTLGIAHEVVPYLTDDNRALHAELRIVDSVVWAAEELLPHLEVRRTVGSAVLHPTCSMRHLDDEAQLRAVAEACADEVVVPYDAGCCAFAGDRGMLHPELTESATAREAAEVTSREFDAHLSANRMCEVGMDRATGRSYYSALLELERATRP; encoded by the coding sequence ATGCCACTGCTGGAACCGAAGCCGGGGGCCCTGCGCCCGCGCACCATCAGTGGCCCCGCCCCCGACCGGGTGCCCGACCGCGCCTCGACGGGCACCCCCGAGCCGCTGCGCAGCGAGCTGGCCGAGCTGCTGGGCGCCGACAAGGTGCTCTCGGGTGTCTCCGACCTCGTCCGCTACGCCTCCGACGCCTCCCCGTACCGATTCCTGCCGCAGGTCGTCGTGATCGCGGAGGACATCGACGACGTCTCCGCCGTCCTGTCCTACGCCCACGGCAAGCAGCGCGAGGTGGTCTTCCGGGCCGCCGGGACCTCGCTCAACGGCCAGGCCCAGGGCGAGGACATCCTCGTCGACGTCCGCCGCCACTGGGCCGGGGTCGAGGTGCTGGAGGAGGGCCTGCGGGCGCGGATCCAGCCCGGCACCACCGTCGTGCGCGCCAACGCCGCGCTCGCCCGCCACGGCCGCGTCCTGGGCCCGGACCCGGCCAGCGCCATCGCCTGCACCCTCGGCGGAGTCGTCGCGAACAACGCCTCCGGCATGACCGCGGGCACCACGAGGAACTCGTACCGCACCCTGTCCTCCCTCACCTTCGTCCTGCCGAGCGGCACCGTCGTGGACACCGCCGACCCGCTCGCCGACGAGGAGCTGGCGCACGCCGAGCCCGCCCTGTGCCACGGCCTGATGGAGATCAAGAAGGAGATCGAGGCCGATCCGGAGCTCGTCGCCCGCATCCGGGCCAAGTACGAGATCAAGAACACCACCGGTTACCGCCTCGACGCCTACCTCGACGGCGCCACCCCCGTGGAGATCCTGCGCGGGCTGATGGTCGGCTCCGAGGGCACCCTCGGCTTCATCGCCGAGGTCGTCTTCGACACCCTGCCGCTGGACCGCGAGCTCACCAGCGCCCTGCTCTTCTTCCCCTCGCTGCCCGCCGCGGCCGCCGCCGTACCGCTCTTCAACGAGGCGGGGGCGCTGGCCGTCGAGCTGATGGACGGCAACACCCTGCGTGCCTCGGTGAGCGTCGCGGGCGTCCCCGCCGACTGGGCCGGACTGCCCAAGGACACCACCGCGCTGCTGGTGGAGTTCCGGGCCCCCGACGAGGCCGGCCGCGCGGAGTACGAGCGGCGGGCCGCCGGGGTGCTGGCCGGGCTGGACCTGGTGGCCCCGGTGGCCTCGGTGACCAATGCCTTCACCCGCGACGCCAAGATCATCTCGGGCTACTGGAAGGCCCGCAAGGCCTTCGTCACCGCCGTCGGCGGCGCCCGCGCCTCCGGCACCACCCTGATCACCGAGGACTTCGCGGTCCCCCCGTCCCGGCTGGCCGAGGCCTGCGAGGCCCTGCTCGAACTCCAGGCGGAGCACGGCTTCGACGCCGCCGTCGCGGGCCACGCCGCCCACGGCAACCTGCACTTCCTGCTCGCCTTCGACGCCGCCCGGCCCGCGGACGTGGAGCGGTACGCCGCGTTCATGGAGGCCTTCTGCCGGCTCACCGTGGAGCGCTTCGACGGCTCGCTGAAGGCCGAGCACTCCACCGGCCGCAACATGGCCCCCTTCCTGGAGCTGGAGTGGGGGCCCCGGGCCACCGAGATGATGTGGCGCACCAAACGGGTCATCGACCCCGACCTGGTCCTCGCCCCGCGGATCCTGCTGGACCGCGACCCGAAGGCGCACCTGCGCGGCCTCAAGACGATCCCGCAGGTGGAGGCCGTCGCCGACCCCTGCATCGAGTGCGGGTTCTGCGAACCGACCTGCCCCAGCGAGGACCTGACGACCACCCCGCGCCAGCGGATCGTGCTGCGCCGGGAGATGATGCGCCAGCAGCCCGGCTCCCCCGTGCTCGACGGTCTGCTCGACGCCTACGGGTACGACGCCGTGGACACCTGCGCCGGCGACTCCACCTGCAAGCTCGCCTGCCCCGTCGGCATCGACACCGGCGCCCTGATGAAGGACTTCCGCCACCGCCGGCACAGCCCGCGCGAGGAGCGCGCGGCCGAGCTGGCCGCCCTTCGGTTCGGCGCCGTCGAGGTGGCCGCGCGGCTGGCCGTGGCCGCCGCCGACAAGATCACCGACGTCGTCGGGGACCGGATCCTGCAGGCCGTGACGGGGGCCGCGCGCAAGGCCGTACGGCCCGACCTGGTTCCGGAGTGGCTGCCGCAGGTCCCCGGCGCCGCGGCCGGCAAGCTGCCCGCCACCCGGCGTGTGGGCGCCGCCGCGGTGTACTACCCGGCCTGCGTCAACCGGATCTTCGGCGGCCCCGAAGGCCGGCCCGGTCCCTCCCTTCCGGAGGCCGTGGTGGCGGTGTCGGAGCGCGCCGGAAGACCGGTGTGGATCCCCGGGGACGTCAGGGGAACCTGCTGCGCGACGATCTGGCACTCCAAGGGGTACGACGCCGGCAACCGCGTGATGGCCAACCGGATCGTGGAGGCCGCCTGGGGCTGGACGGCCGGCGGGCGGCTGCCGCTGGTGGTGGACGCGTCCTCCTGCACCCTGGGCATCGCGCACGAGGTGGTCCCGTACCTGACCGACGACAATCGCGCACTCCACGCCGAGCTGCGGATCGTCGACTCCGTCGTCTGGGCGGCCGAGGAGCTGCTGCCACACCTGGAGGTCCGCCGGACGGTGGGCTCGGCGGTGCTCCACCCCACCTGTTCGATGCGGCACCTGGACGACGAGGCGCAGCTGCGGGCGGTGGCCGAGGCCTGCGCCGACGAGGTGGTGGTCCCGTACGACGCGGGGTGCTGCGCCTTCGCGGGCGACCGCGGCATGCTGCACCCGGAGCTGACGGAGTCGGCGACGGCGCGCGAGGCGGCCGAGGTGACATCGCGGGAGTTCGACGCACACCTGTCGGCGAACCGGATGTGCGAGGTGGGCATGGACCGTGCCACGGGCCGCAGCTACTACTCGGCCCTGCTGGAACTGGAGCGCGCCACCCGCCCCTAG
- a CDS encoding MarR family winged helix-turn-helix transcriptional regulator, producing the protein MSTASETDSVRTAESTDGTDSAGTTDTTDGVLAEQLLRLTRRLHRIQKRHLEPLGITPAQSRLLRTVAHLSTVRPPRMADLAARLEVVPRAVTTLVDGLESADCVRRVPDPENRRVIRIELTDTGRATLRRLRNARTGAAEEILAPLTADQREVLGGLLNALADAPAEHGC; encoded by the coding sequence ATGAGCACCGCTTCCGAGACCGACAGCGTCCGGACGGCCGAGAGCACCGACGGCACCGACTCCGCCGGCACCACCGACACCACCGACGGCGTGCTCGCCGAGCAGCTGCTCCGCCTGACCCGGCGGCTCCACCGCATCCAGAAGCGCCATCTGGAGCCGCTCGGCATCACCCCGGCCCAGTCCCGGCTGCTGCGCACCGTCGCCCACCTCTCCACGGTGCGCCCGCCCCGGATGGCGGACCTCGCCGCCCGCCTGGAAGTGGTGCCCCGCGCCGTGACCACGCTGGTCGACGGCCTGGAGAGCGCCGACTGCGTCCGCCGCGTGCCCGACCCGGAGAACCGCCGTGTCATAAGGATCGAGCTCACCGACACCGGCCGCGCCACGCTGCGCCGCCTGCGCAACGCGCGAACCGGCGCCGCAGAGGAGATCCTGGCTCCATTGACCGCCGATCAGCGCGAGGTGCTCGGCGGCCTGCTGAACGCTCTGGCGGACGCTCCGGCGGAGCACGGCTGCTGA
- a CDS encoding ABC transporter ATP-binding protein, producing MRPKEPEWEPSKESLDPSGPAPDERPRELRRIVGLFRPYRGRLAVVGVLVAASSLVGVATPFLLKEVLDVAIPQGRTGLLSLLALGMIATAVVTSIFGVLQTLISTTVGQRVMHDLRTAVYAQLQRMPLSFFTRTRTGEVQSRIANDIGGMQATVTSTATSLVSNATAVIASVVAMLALDWRLTLVSLALLPVFVWISRRVGGERKKITAQRQKQMAAMAATVTESLSVSGILLGRTMGRADSLTTSFAEESEKLVDLEVRSSMAGRWRMSTIGIVMAAMPALIYWAAGIALQTGAPSLSVGTLVAFVTLQQGLFRPAVSLLSTGVQIQTSLALFARIFEYLDLPVDITEREDPVRLDRAKGEVRLEDVHFAYDTKSGPTLTGIDITVPAGGSLAVVGPTGSGKSTLSYLVPRLYDVTGGRVALDGVDVRDLDFDSLARSIGVVSQETYLFHASVADNLRFAKPDATDEEIAQAARAAQIHDHIESLPDGYDTLVGERGYRFSGGEKQRLAIARTILRDPPVLILDEATSALDTRTEHAVQRAIDNLSQGRTTITIAHRLSTVRDADQIVVLDGGRIAERGTHEELLKADGRYAALVRRDRESALKPETPASEGLLAGALGSEMRKADLLKPGTFKPDTLRGTEPTPVNV from the coding sequence ATGCGCCCCAAAGAACCCGAGTGGGAACCCTCGAAAGAATCCCTCGACCCCAGCGGCCCCGCCCCGGACGAGCGGCCGCGTGAGCTGCGCCGCATCGTCGGCCTCTTCCGGCCCTACCGGGGCCGTCTCGCCGTCGTCGGCGTGCTGGTCGCCGCCTCCTCGCTGGTCGGAGTCGCCACTCCCTTCCTGCTCAAGGAGGTCCTCGACGTAGCGATCCCGCAGGGCCGTACCGGGCTGCTCAGCCTGCTCGCCCTCGGCATGATCGCGACCGCGGTCGTCACCAGCATCTTCGGCGTGCTCCAGACCCTGATATCCACCACCGTCGGCCAGCGCGTCATGCACGATCTGCGCACCGCCGTCTACGCCCAGCTCCAGCGGATGCCGCTGTCGTTCTTCACTCGCACGCGCACCGGCGAGGTGCAGTCCCGCATCGCCAACGACATCGGCGGCATGCAGGCCACGGTCACCTCCACGGCGACCTCCCTCGTCTCGAACGCGACGGCCGTCATCGCCTCCGTCGTCGCGATGCTCGCGCTCGACTGGCGGCTCACGCTCGTCTCGCTCGCCCTGCTGCCCGTCTTCGTGTGGATCAGCCGTCGGGTCGGCGGCGAGCGCAAGAAGATCACCGCGCAGCGCCAGAAGCAGATGGCCGCCATGGCCGCGACGGTCACCGAGTCCCTGTCGGTCAGCGGCATCCTGCTCGGCCGCACGATGGGCCGCGCCGATTCGCTCACCACCTCCTTCGCGGAGGAGTCCGAGAAGCTCGTCGACCTCGAAGTGCGCTCCAGCATGGCCGGGCGCTGGCGGATGTCCACCATCGGCATCGTCATGGCCGCCATGCCCGCGCTCATCTACTGGGCGGCCGGCATAGCCCTGCAGACCGGAGCCCCCTCGCTCTCGGTCGGCACCCTCGTCGCCTTCGTCACCCTCCAGCAGGGCCTGTTCCGGCCCGCCGTGAGCCTGTTGTCGACCGGCGTCCAGATCCAGACCTCGCTGGCGCTCTTCGCCCGCATCTTCGAGTACCTCGACCTGCCGGTGGACATCACCGAGCGCGAGGACCCCGTCCGCCTGGACCGCGCCAAGGGCGAAGTCCGACTGGAGGACGTCCACTTCGCCTACGACACCAAGAGCGGCCCCACGCTGACGGGCATCGACATCACGGTCCCGGCCGGCGGTTCCCTCGCGGTGGTCGGCCCGACGGGATCCGGCAAGAGCACGCTGAGCTACCTCGTGCCCCGGCTCTACGACGTCACCGGCGGCCGGGTCGCCCTCGACGGCGTGGACGTGCGCGACCTCGACTTCGACTCCCTGGCCCGCTCCATCGGCGTGGTCTCCCAGGAGACGTACCTCTTCCACGCCTCCGTCGCCGACAACCTGCGCTTCGCCAAGCCCGACGCCACCGACGAGGAGATAGCGCAGGCGGCGCGCGCGGCCCAGATCCACGATCACATCGAGTCCCTGCCGGACGGGTACGACACCCTGGTCGGGGAGCGCGGCTACCGGTTCTCCGGCGGAGAGAAGCAGCGTCTGGCCATCGCCCGCACCATCCTGCGCGACCCGCCGGTGCTCATCCTCGACGAGGCCACCAGCGCGCTGGACACCCGCACCGAGCACGCCGTGCAGCGCGCCATCGACAACCTCTCCCAGGGCCGCACCACCATCACCATCGCCCACCGCCTCTCCACCGTCCGTGACGCCGACCAGATCGTGGTGCTCGACGGAGGCCGGATCGCGGAGCGCGGCACCCACGAGGAACTGCTGAAGGCCGACGGCCGGTACGCCGCCCTCGTCCGGCGCGACCGGGAGAGTGCCCTCAAGCCGGAGACTCCGGCGTCCGAGGGGCTCCTTGCCGGGGCGCTCGGTTCCGAGATGCGCAAGGCGGATCTGCTCAAGCCCGGGACGTTCAAGCCGGACACCCTGCGCGGCACCGAGCCGACCCCGGTGAACGTGTGA
- the mltG gene encoding endolytic transglycosylase MltG, with translation MPHENRPPSPRRSRLTRRGRLALFLGTALGLGAALLIPLFPGEEPPEKPRQLLIPEGWRAPQVYAAIDRELKLPAGSAKAAAAAAVLPLPAEAKGNPEGYLFPATYPVTSKSTPASLLTYMVETANKSLATKAVADGGKAHGMTPYQTATLASIIEAEAETRGDMGKVARVVHNRLAKSMPLQMDSTINYALNRSTVDTKLSETKIDSPFNTYERQGLPPTPIDSPGLQAMAAAVAPTPGDWLFFVTVKQGDTRFSATYEEHKRHVAEFNRIRAASRAT, from the coding sequence ATGCCTCATGAGAACCGGCCGCCGTCACCGCGCCGTTCCCGGCTCACCCGCCGGGGCAGGCTGGCGCTCTTCCTCGGAACCGCCCTGGGACTCGGGGCAGCCCTCCTGATCCCGCTGTTTCCCGGCGAGGAACCGCCCGAGAAGCCGCGCCAGTTGCTGATCCCCGAGGGCTGGCGGGCCCCGCAGGTCTACGCCGCCATCGACCGCGAACTGAAGCTCCCGGCCGGCTCCGCCAAGGCCGCGGCCGCCGCGGCCGTCCTGCCCCTGCCCGCCGAGGCGAAGGGCAATCCGGAGGGGTACCTCTTCCCGGCCACCTATCCGGTGACCTCGAAGTCCACCCCGGCCTCGCTGCTCACCTACATGGTCGAGACGGCCAACAAGAGCCTCGCCACCAAGGCCGTCGCGGACGGCGGCAAGGCCCACGGGATGACCCCGTACCAGACGGCCACCCTCGCGAGCATCATCGAGGCGGAGGCCGAGACCCGCGGGGACATGGGCAAGGTCGCCCGGGTGGTCCACAACCGGCTGGCGAAATCGATGCCGCTCCAGATGGACTCCACCATCAACTACGCGCTGAACCGCTCCACGGTGGACACCAAGCTGAGCGAGACGAAGATCGACAGCCCCTTCAACACGTACGAGCGCCAGGGACTGCCGCCCACTCCGATCGACAGCCCCGGCCTGCAGGCCATGGCGGCCGCGGTGGCCCCGACACCCGGGGACTGGCTGTTCTTCGTCACCGTGAAGCAGGGAGACACCCGCTTCTCGGCGACGTACGAGGAGCACAAGCGGCACGTGGCCGAGTTCAACCGGATCCGGGCGGCCTCGCGCGCCACCTGA
- a CDS encoding FAD-dependent oxidoreductase, producing the protein MQDVDVVVVGAGQAGLSGAYHLARAGIDHVVLDHAPRPGGAWQFRWPSLTYGKVHGMHALPGMELTGADPLRPSSEVIAEYFAAYEDRFDLRVRRPVDVTAVRDGADRRLLVESATGTWSARALINATGTWDRPFWPRYPGQELFRGRQLHTANYPGPAEFAGARVIVVGGGTSAVQHLLEIAEVAAETTWVTRRPPVFRDGSFGEEQGRAAVALVEDRVRQGLPPRSVVSVTGLPLNEAVRGGLESGVLDRRPMFDHLTRTGAAWPDGSGVEADVILWATGFRPAIDHLAPLRLREPGGGIRLDGTRAVRDERIHLVGYGPSASTIGANRAGGAAAREIHRLLTRTRAGIR; encoded by the coding sequence GTGCAGGACGTGGACGTGGTGGTCGTGGGCGCGGGGCAGGCCGGCCTGTCCGGCGCCTACCACCTGGCGCGGGCGGGGATCGACCACGTGGTCCTGGACCACGCGCCGCGCCCGGGCGGCGCCTGGCAGTTCCGCTGGCCCTCGCTCACCTACGGCAAGGTCCACGGCATGCACGCGCTGCCCGGGATGGAACTCACCGGCGCCGATCCGCTGCGTCCGTCCTCCGAGGTGATCGCGGAGTACTTCGCGGCCTACGAGGACCGCTTCGACCTGCGCGTACGCCGCCCCGTGGACGTCACCGCCGTACGCGACGGGGCGGACCGCCGGCTGCTGGTGGAATCCGCGACCGGGACCTGGTCGGCGCGGGCGCTGATCAACGCCACCGGGACCTGGGACCGGCCGTTCTGGCCGCGCTATCCCGGGCAGGAACTCTTCCGGGGCCGCCAGCTGCACACGGCGAACTACCCGGGGCCGGCCGAGTTCGCCGGAGCCCGGGTCATCGTGGTGGGCGGCGGCACCTCGGCGGTGCAGCACCTGCTGGAGATCGCCGAGGTGGCTGCGGAGACGACCTGGGTCACCCGCCGGCCCCCGGTGTTCCGCGACGGGAGCTTCGGCGAGGAGCAGGGTCGCGCGGCGGTGGCCCTGGTGGAGGACCGGGTACGGCAGGGCTTGCCGCCCCGGAGCGTGGTCAGCGTCACCGGGCTGCCGCTGAACGAGGCCGTCCGGGGCGGACTGGAGTCGGGGGTCCTGGACCGCCGGCCGATGTTCGACCACCTCACGAGGACGGGAGCCGCCTGGCCGGACGGCAGCGGGGTCGAAGCGGACGTGATCCTGTGGGCCACCGGCTTCCGCCCGGCCATCGACCACCTGGCTCCGCTGCGCCTGCGCGAGCCGGGCGGCGGCATCCGGCTCGACGGCACCCGAGCGGTGCGCGACGAGCGGATCCACTTGGTCGGCTACGGACCTTCGGCATCGACCATCGGCGCCAACCGCGCCGGCGGCGCCGCGGCCCGGGAGATCCACCGCCTGCTCACCCGCACCCGGGCGGGCATCCGCTAG
- a CDS encoding LLM class flavin-dependent oxidoreductase, with translation MTVRLHWFLPTGGDGRTLVDRHAYANNHAAAGVREPDIEYLAQIAKAAERLGFEAVLTPTGTWCEDAWLTTVALAQHTERLKFLVAFRPGVISPTLAAQMAATYQRITRGRLLLNVVTGGDSAEQRRFGDHLGHDLRYARTAEFLSVVRGVWGGQPFDFHGEHYRIDGGLTALPPDPLPEIFFGGSSAAAGPVAAEHADVYLTWGERPQEVKEKIDWIRSLAEERGRTVKFGIRLHTISRDSAKEAWAAADRLLGDLDDASIATAQAALGASESVGQQRMLALHGGSRDKLEISPNLWAGVGLVRGGAGTALVGSHGDVADRIEEYHALGIENFVLSGYPHLEEAYWFGEGVTPELAARGLLAR, from the coding sequence ATGACGGTACGACTGCACTGGTTCCTGCCGACCGGCGGCGACGGCCGCACCCTGGTCGACCGGCACGCCTACGCCAACAACCATGCCGCCGCCGGGGTGCGCGAGCCCGACATCGAGTACCTCGCGCAGATCGCGAAGGCGGCCGAGCGGCTCGGCTTCGAGGCGGTGCTGACCCCGACCGGCACCTGGTGCGAGGACGCCTGGCTGACGACGGTGGCACTCGCGCAGCACACCGAGCGGCTGAAGTTCCTGGTGGCCTTCCGGCCGGGGGTGATCTCGCCGACGCTGGCCGCCCAGATGGCGGCCACCTACCAGCGGATCACGCGCGGGCGGCTGCTGCTCAACGTGGTGACGGGCGGCGACTCGGCGGAGCAGCGGCGGTTCGGCGACCACCTGGGCCACGATCTCCGCTACGCGCGCACGGCCGAGTTCCTCTCGGTCGTACGGGGCGTCTGGGGCGGTCAGCCCTTCGACTTCCACGGCGAGCACTACCGGATCGACGGCGGGCTGACGGCGCTGCCGCCCGACCCGCTGCCGGAAATCTTCTTCGGCGGGTCCTCGGCCGCGGCGGGCCCGGTGGCCGCCGAACACGCGGACGTGTACCTGACGTGGGGCGAGCGGCCGCAGGAGGTGAAGGAGAAGATCGACTGGATCCGTTCGCTGGCCGAGGAGCGGGGCCGGACGGTGAAGTTCGGCATCCGGCTGCACACCATCTCCCGGGACTCGGCGAAGGAGGCCTGGGCGGCTGCGGACCGGCTGCTCGGCGACCTGGACGACGCGTCCATCGCCACGGCGCAGGCGGCGCTGGGCGCGAGCGAGTCGGTCGGGCAGCAGCGGATGCTGGCCCTGCACGGCGGCTCGCGCGACAAGCTGGAGATCTCCCCGAACCTGTGGGCCGGGGTCGGGCTGGTGCGCGGCGGCGCCGGCACCGCTCTGGTCGGCAGCCACGGGGACGTGGCGGACCGGATCGAGGAGTACCACGCGCTCGGGATCGAGAACTTCGTGCTGTCGGGCTACCCGCACCTGGAGGAGGCGTACTGGTTCGGCGAGGGGGTCACTCCGGAGCTCGCGGCACGCGGGCTGCTCGCGCGCTGA
- a CDS encoding ABC transporter substrate-binding protein, which translates to MRRHTLPLLATLIPLSLVLTACGGSSAADTGSGSKDGAKSGAKVTLSVGDQKGGYESLLRAAGELDELDYAIKWSTFTSGPPLLEAVNAKAVDIGGVGNTPPVFAAAAKSKITVVAATHGSSSGEAILVPKGSALQSPAELRGKKIAVAQGSSAHFQLIASLQQAGLTPADVQISLLQPADALAAFNSGKVDAWAVWDPYTSQVLRSGARVLTTGEGVVNGLGFQVAAPGALADEGKSKAIGDYLLRLQRAQEWVFKHPEEWAKVWSKETGLPYEVAFDAVKRSNGTRVPVAVDDAAVASEQKIADTFTELKLIPGKVVFKDFVDTRFNGNLPPSTTPARTYGKDS; encoded by the coding sequence ATGAGACGTCACACCCTGCCCCTGCTCGCCACGCTGATTCCGCTGTCGCTGGTCCTGACCGCCTGCGGTGGAAGTTCGGCCGCGGACACCGGCTCCGGCTCGAAGGACGGCGCCAAGAGCGGCGCCAAGGTCACCCTCAGCGTGGGTGACCAGAAGGGCGGTTACGAGTCGCTGCTGCGGGCCGCCGGTGAACTGGACGAGCTGGACTACGCGATCAAGTGGTCCACCTTCACCTCGGGTCCGCCGCTGCTGGAGGCCGTCAACGCCAAGGCCGTCGACATCGGCGGCGTCGGCAACACCCCGCCCGTCTTCGCCGCCGCGGCGAAGTCGAAGATCACGGTGGTCGCGGCCACCCACGGCTCCTCCAGCGGCGAGGCGATCCTCGTGCCCAAGGGCTCCGCCCTCCAGTCCCCCGCCGAGCTGCGCGGCAAGAAGATCGCGGTGGCGCAGGGCAGTTCGGCGCACTTCCAGCTCATCGCGAGCCTCCAGCAGGCCGGCCTGACCCCGGCCGACGTGCAGATCAGCCTGCTCCAGCCGGCCGACGCACTGGCCGCCTTCAACAGCGGCAAGGTCGACGCCTGGGCGGTCTGGGACCCGTACACCTCCCAGGTGCTGCGCTCCGGCGCCCGCGTGCTGACCACCGGCGAGGGGGTCGTCAACGGGCTCGGCTTCCAGGTGGCGGCGCCCGGCGCGCTGGCGGACGAGGGCAAGAGCAAGGCCATCGGGGACTACCTGCTGCGCCTCCAGCGCGCCCAGGAGTGGGTGTTCAAGCACCCGGAGGAGTGGGCCAAGGTCTGGTCGAAGGAGACCGGGCTGCCGTACGAGGTGGCCTTCGACGCCGTGAAGCGCAGCAACGGCACCCGGGTCCCGGTGGCCGTGGACGATGCGGCGGTGGCCTCCGAGCAGAAGATCGCCGACACCTTCACCGAGCTGAAGCTGATCCCGGGCAAGGTCGTCTTCAAGGACTTCGTGGACACCCGCTTCAACGGGAACCTGCCGCCCTCCACCACCCCCGCGCGCACGTACGGGAAGGACTCCTGA